A single Paenibacillus kribbensis DNA region contains:
- a CDS encoding cell wall hydrolase, with product MAVINVNSEDVRTLARLMRAEAEGEGELGMLMVGNVGVNRILGNCLDFQGIRLMNDMVFQSPGGFEATQKGYFYQRARDRDIRLARRVINGEKIRPASNALWFFRPAGECPDTWYNQVNSGRFKAHCFFIPSVQDCPAVY from the coding sequence TTGGCTGTTATTAATGTCAACTCAGAGGATGTAAGGACACTCGCCCGACTTATGCGGGCAGAGGCCGAAGGAGAAGGAGAGCTGGGGATGCTCATGGTTGGCAATGTCGGAGTAAATCGGATTTTGGGCAATTGTCTGGATTTTCAGGGAATTCGCCTCATGAACGATATGGTCTTTCAGAGTCCTGGCGGGTTTGAAGCTACTCAGAAGGGGTACTTTTATCAAAGAGCCCGTGATCGGGACATTCGACTGGCCAGACGTGTAATTAATGGTGAGAAAATACGTCCCGCATCTAATGCATTATGGTTTTTCAGACCTGCCGGAGAATGTCCAGATACCTGGTATAACCAGGTCAATTCCGGGCGCTTCAAAGCGCACTGTTTTTTTATCCCTTCCGTACAGGATTGTCCTGCCGTCTACTAG
- the gerQ gene encoding spore coat protein GerQ: MISQQAYRPVSYPAGGGYPEWPRGMYPMGTMQPISTFPPQVNSGSAMTPTGTVVQSQTPQYEQSYIENILRLNLGKVGTFYMTYENNREWNAKIFKGTLEAAGRDHIIISDPATGKRTVLLMVNLDYATFDEPLVYQYPGVIGSPGVSPVR; encoded by the coding sequence ATGATTTCACAGCAAGCTTATCGCCCTGTTTCTTATCCTGCCGGTGGTGGGTATCCCGAATGGCCCAGAGGGATGTATCCAATGGGAACCATGCAGCCCATCAGCACCTTTCCCCCTCAGGTTAACAGCGGTAGCGCGATGACACCGACTGGCACGGTGGTACAGAGTCAGACTCCACAGTATGAGCAATCCTATATTGAAAACATTTTACGCTTGAACTTGGGTAAAGTAGGAACCTTTTATATGACGTATGAAAATAACCGGGAATGGAACGCGAAAATATTCAAAGGTACGTTGGAAGCAGCGGGTCGTGACCACATTATTATCAGTGATCCGGCTACGGGCAAGCGGACCGTTCTACTTATGGTAAACCTGGATTATGCTACTTTTGATGAGCCTTTGGTGTATCAATATCCCGGCGTCATCGGGAGCCCGGGCGTATCCCCGGTTCGCTGA